TGACGGTCTGACACCCCGGCCCGCGCCCGTGGCTGCCGCGCCACGCTGCCCGCGCGCCGTCATCAACGTCTGATCTTCCTCATTTACGAGCTTCAATCACTGCGTCCCGCGCTCGCGTGACGCAGGTTCCGTCTGCCTGGAGTAAGGACATGATCTCTCACCGCAGCCCCTCGGCTGGCCTACCCTTCGCACGCCGGTTGCGCCCGCTCGGCGCGCTCGCGGCCGCCACCACCCTCGCGGTGCTGCTCGCCGCTTGCGGCTCGTCGACGAGCCCCGGGGCGACGGGCGCCGCCGAACCCGACGCGACGATCACGGTCGGTTCGCTGAACGAGCCGACGACGCTCAATACGATCAAGGGCGGCAACACCGGCCACGCCCAGGTGCTGCTGCGCAACGTCGTCGAGGGGCTCACGGTGCTGACCGACGACGGCAAGGTCGAGCCGCTGCTGGCCAAGTCGTGGGACGTGTCGCCGGACGGCACGGTCTACACGTTCCACCTGCAGCCCGGCGTGGCCTTCTCCGACGGCACCCCAGTGAAGTCCAGCGACGTGGTGGCCGCGCTCAAGCGGGTGACGTCCGACGAGTCGACCAGCGCCCGCAAGAAGAACCTCTCGATCATGAAGACGATCGAGGCGCCGGAGGATGACACCGTCAAGGTCACCCTGTCGACGCGGTCGCAATCGTTCCTGTTCTACCTCACCAGCACCGGCGCGGCTGTCACCAAGCCCGACGCCGGCAACCCGGAGGCGACGGTGATCGGCACCGGCCCGTACACCCTGACCTCCTGGAAGCAGGGCGACTCCATCACCCTGACCCGCAACGACAAGTACTGGGGCACGAAGGCCAGCAACAAGCAGGTGGTGTACCGCTTCTTCAAGGACGCCACCGCCGAGAACAACGCGCTGCTCGCCGGCCAACTCGACCTGGTGACTCAGGTGTCCTCGCCGGATGTGCTCACCCAGTTCGAGAACCAGCCGCAGTTCTCCATCGTGGAAGGCACGTCGACGACGAAGGAACTGTTCAACTTCAACGATGCCATCGCCCCGTTCACCAACCCGGACGTACGGCACGCCATCCGGCAGGCCGTTGACCGCAAGGCGCTGCTGACGGCGGTGTGGGCCGACCGGGGCCAGGTCATCGGCTCCATGGTTCCGCCCACGGACCCCTGGTACGAGGACCTGAGCGGCATCGACGACCACGACGTGGCCGGCGCCAAGCAGTTGCTGGCCAAGGCCGGATACGCACGCGGTCTGTCCTTCACTGTCGACTACGTACCGTCGGACGCGATCAACATCATCGCGCAGGGGCTGAAGAGCCAGCTCGCCCAGGCCGGTATCACCATCACGCTGAACCCCGTTGACGACGCGACCTGGACCGACAAGGTCTACAAGAACCACAACTTCCAGGCCACCATCATGACCCACGTCAACCAGCGCGACCTGGTCTGGTACGGCGACCCGACGTTCTACTGGCAGTACGACAACCCGCAGGTGCAGAAGTGGGTCAAGGACTCCGAGACCGCCGCGACGCCCGACGAGCAGACCGCCCTGCTGAAGAAGGTGGCACGGCAGATCTCCGAGGACGCGGCGAGCGCCTGGCTGTTCCTCGACCCCGCCATCAAGGTCGCCAGCACCTCGGTCGCTGGCTACCAGAAGAACAACACCACGGACAGCTTCTATGTCGCGCCGATCACCAAGCGCTAGGCGATAAGCGGGTGCTCAGCTACCTCATCCGTCGGGTCGCCTGGCTGATCGGTTCGCTGTTCGTCGCGGGCTCGGCGGTGTTCTTCCTGCTCCGGGTCCTACCGGGTGACCCGGCCGTCACGCTGCTGGCGGTCGGGTCCTCCCCGGACCAGATCAATGCAATCCGGCACCAGCTCGGCACCGACCGGCCTGTGCTGACGCAGTACGGCCACTGGTTGGGCGACCTGGTGACCGGGAACCTCGGGGACAGCCTGTTCACCCAGATACCGGTGCTCGATCAGATCGCCGGCCGGCTTCCGGTCACCGTACCGCTGGCGCTGAGCGCGTTCGTGCTGTCGATCGTCGTGGCCGTACCGATCGGGGTGTTCGCCGCGGTACGGCGGCGGGGTCTGCTCGGGGTGGCGGTGTCGACGCTGGCGCAGTTGGGGATCGCGCTGCCCATCTTCTGGGTCGGGATCGTGGTGGTCTGGCTGGTCGCGGTGCAGTGGCGGGCGCTGCCGCCGGGCGGGTTTCCCCGCACCGGCTGGCAGGACCCGGCAGCCGCGATCCAGTCCCTGGTTCTACCGGTGGCGGCGCTGACCATCGCACAGGGGTCGGTGCTGGTGCGCTACGTACGCTCGGCGACGCTCGACGTGCTGAGCCAGGAGTACGTGCGCACCGCCCGCTCCCTCGGGTACAGCCTGCCGCGGGCGCTGTGGCGGCACGGACCCCGCAACGGCGCCGCAACCGTGGTCCAGATCCTGGGCATCCTGCTGGCCAGCTCACTGCTGGGCACCGTGGTCATCGAGAGCGTCTTCGCCCTGCCCGGCCTGGGCTCGCTGCTGTTGACCAGCGTCAAGGCCCGCGATCTGCCGATCGTGCAGGGCACCGTCTTCCTCATGACGGCGACCGTGCTGGTGATGGGGCTCGTCGTGGATGTCGTGCAGCGGCTGGTCGACCCGAGACTGAGAGCACGGACATGAGCACACCCTTGGTCGAAGCGGTCGAAACAATCGAGGCACTCGACACCGCTGCCCGGCGACGCCGAGGCTGGCGCTCGCCGTCGTTCGCGCTCGGCGCGGCGCTGCTGCTGGCGGTTCTCGCCCTGGCGCTGGTGTCGCTGGTCTGGTCCCCGTACGGGCTGGACCACACCGAACCGGCGGCCCGGCTGGCGGGCCCGTCCGCACGGCACTGGGCGGGCACCGATCGCCTGGGCCGTGACCAATTCACCCAACTGATGCTCGGCGCGCGTACCGCGGTGTGGATCGGGCTGGCCTCAGTCGCGGTGGCGTTCGTCATCGGCGCCCCGTTGGGCCTGCTCGCGGCGGCCGCCGGCCGGTTCGTCGAGAACGCCGTCGTCGGAGTGATCGACATCGTGATCGCCTTCCCGACCCTGCTGCTGGCGATGCTGCTGGTCACCGTGTACGGCGCGTCGACCGCAGTCGCGATCAGCGCGATCGGGATCGGCGTCTCCGCCGAGGTCGCCCGGCTGACCCGGATCTCGGCGAGCCGGGTGTTCACCCAGGACTACGTACTCGCGGCGCGTACCTGTGGCACCGGCCCACTGATGATCCTGGTCCGGCACGTCCTGCCCAACATCTGGCACACCCTGCTGGTGCAGGCCGCCCTCGCCTTCGGCGTCGCGGTCATCGCCGAGGCGTCGCTGTCGTACCTGGGGCTCGGCACTCCGCCGCCCGCGCCGTCGTGGGGCCGCATGCTCCAGGAGGCGCAGTCGACGGTGAGCGTGGCCCCGTGGAACGTCCTGCTGCCCGGCCTCGCAGTCGCCGTCACGGTCGTCGGGGTCAACCTGCTCGGTGACGGCCTGCGGGAAGTCCTCGACCCGCA
This sequence is a window from Micromonospora sp. NBRC 110009. Protein-coding genes within it:
- a CDS encoding ABC transporter permease, whose translation is MLSYLIRRVAWLIGSLFVAGSAVFFLLRVLPGDPAVTLLAVGSSPDQINAIRHQLGTDRPVLTQYGHWLGDLVTGNLGDSLFTQIPVLDQIAGRLPVTVPLALSAFVLSIVVAVPIGVFAAVRRRGLLGVAVSTLAQLGIALPIFWVGIVVVWLVAVQWRALPPGGFPRTGWQDPAAAIQSLVLPVAALTIAQGSVLVRYVRSATLDVLSQEYVRTARSLGYSLPRALWRHGPRNGAATVVQILGILLASSLLGTVVIESVFALPGLGSLLLTSVKARDLPIVQGTVFLMTATVLVMGLVVDVVQRLVDPRLRART
- a CDS encoding ABC transporter substrate-binding protein; the protein is MISHRSPSAGLPFARRLRPLGALAAATTLAVLLAACGSSTSPGATGAAEPDATITVGSLNEPTTLNTIKGGNTGHAQVLLRNVVEGLTVLTDDGKVEPLLAKSWDVSPDGTVYTFHLQPGVAFSDGTPVKSSDVVAALKRVTSDESTSARKKNLSIMKTIEAPEDDTVKVTLSTRSQSFLFYLTSTGAAVTKPDAGNPEATVIGTGPYTLTSWKQGDSITLTRNDKYWGTKASNKQVVYRFFKDATAENNALLAGQLDLVTQVSSPDVLTQFENQPQFSIVEGTSTTKELFNFNDAIAPFTNPDVRHAIRQAVDRKALLTAVWADRGQVIGSMVPPTDPWYEDLSGIDDHDVAGAKQLLAKAGYARGLSFTVDYVPSDAINIIAQGLKSQLAQAGITITLNPVDDATWTDKVYKNHNFQATIMTHVNQRDLVWYGDPTFYWQYDNPQVQKWVKDSETAATPDEQTALLKKVARQISEDAASAWLFLDPAIKVASTSVAGYQKNNTTDSFYVAPITKR
- a CDS encoding ABC transporter permease; its protein translation is MSTPLVEAVETIEALDTAARRRRGWRSPSFALGAALLLAVLALALVSLVWSPYGLDHTEPAARLAGPSARHWAGTDRLGRDQFTQLMLGARTAVWIGLASVAVAFVIGAPLGLLAAAAGRFVENAVVGVIDIVIAFPTLLLAMLLVTVYGASTAVAISAIGIGVSAEVARLTRISASRVFTQDYVLAARTCGTGPLMILVRHVLPNIWHTLLVQAALAFGVAVIAEASLSYLGLGTPPPAPSWGRMLQEAQSTVSVAPWNVLLPGLAVAVTVVGVNLLGDGLREVLDPQLRQERQATDR